One Pseudonocardia sediminis DNA window includes the following coding sequences:
- a CDS encoding Bax inhibitor-1/YccA family protein, whose translation MRSTSNPAFRNLPSGQGGGYASFGNQGGLMSGASAYADTQASQVGYGRAGSGGRPITIDDIVTKTAVSGGLAIVAGTLTALSGLYILALPAFLIGIILSFALSFKPNWANAGTVLAYSALMGVALGGIAGMLEQIDNMRGIGFQALLGTVGVFVGMLIVYKTGAVKVTPRFTKWMIGALIGVMVLVLARFVGDIFFPGNPMSSGGALSILISLVIIGVAAFSLLLDFDAADQAVRGGAPAKFAWYIAFGLMTTLVWLYIEILRLLSYLRGD comes from the coding sequence GTGCGCTCCACCAGCAACCCGGCGTTCCGCAACCTGCCCAGCGGGCAGGGTGGCGGGTACGCCTCGTTCGGCAACCAGGGTGGGCTGATGAGCGGCGCGTCCGCTTACGCCGACACCCAGGCGTCGCAGGTCGGCTACGGCCGGGCCGGGAGCGGCGGCCGACCGATCACGATCGACGACATCGTCACGAAGACGGCGGTCAGTGGCGGGCTCGCCATCGTCGCCGGCACGCTCACCGCCCTGAGCGGCCTCTACATCCTGGCGCTCCCCGCGTTCCTGATCGGGATCATCCTGTCGTTCGCTCTGTCCTTCAAGCCGAACTGGGCGAACGCGGGCACGGTCCTGGCCTACTCCGCCCTGATGGGCGTGGCGCTCGGCGGCATCGCCGGGATGCTGGAACAGATCGACAACATGAGGGGCATCGGCTTCCAGGCCCTGCTCGGCACGGTCGGTGTCTTCGTCGGCATGCTCATCGTCTACAAGACCGGCGCGGTCAAGGTGACCCCGCGGTTCACTAAGTGGATGATCGGCGCCCTGATCGGCGTCATGGTCCTGGTGCTCGCACGGTTCGTCGGGGACATCTTCTTCCCGGGCAACCCGATGAGCAGCGGCGGTGCGCTGTCGATCCTGATCAGCCTGGTCATCATCGGTGTCGCCGCGTTCAGCCTCCTGCTGGACTTCGACGCCGCCGACCAGGCCGTGCGCGGCGGTGCCCCGGCGAAGTTCGCCTGGTACATCGCCTTCGGCCTGATGACGACGCTGGTCTGGCTCTACATCGAGATCCTGCGCCTGCTCAGCTACCTGCGCGGCGACTAG
- a CDS encoding acetyl-CoA C-acetyltransferase: MPEAVIVAAARSPIGRANKGSLAGMRPDDLTVQMVRAALAQVPELDPTEIDDLMLGCGLPGGEQGNNLARIVAVQLGYDTVPGTTITRYCSSSLQTTRMALHAIKAGEGDVFVSAGVETVSRFAKGTSDSWPDTHNPLFADAEARTLATAQAGSETWTDPRTLGELPDAYIAMGQTAENVARAADVSREDMDHFAVRSQNLAEKAIANGFFEREISPVTLPDGTVVSTDDGPRAGTTYEGVSQLKPVFRPDGRITAANACPLNDGAAALVIMSDTKAKQLGLTPLARVVSTGVTGLSPEIMGLGPVEASKQALSRAGLTIGDIDLVEINEAFAAQVLPSARQLGVDEEKLNVHGGAIALGHPFGMTGARITTTLLNGLRARDGRFGLETMCVGGGQGMAMVLERLS; the protein is encoded by the coding sequence ATGCCCGAAGCCGTGATCGTCGCCGCGGCCCGATCGCCGATCGGCCGCGCGAACAAGGGATCCCTGGCCGGCATGCGCCCGGACGACCTGACCGTGCAGATGGTGCGCGCGGCCCTGGCCCAGGTCCCGGAGCTGGACCCGACCGAGATCGACGACCTGATGCTGGGCTGCGGCCTGCCCGGGGGCGAGCAGGGCAACAACCTCGCCCGCATCGTGGCCGTGCAGCTGGGCTACGACACCGTGCCCGGCACGACCATCACCCGCTACTGCTCGTCGTCGCTGCAGACCACCCGGATGGCGCTGCACGCGATCAAGGCCGGCGAGGGCGACGTGTTCGTCTCCGCGGGTGTCGAGACCGTGTCCCGGTTCGCCAAGGGCACCTCCGACTCCTGGCCGGACACGCACAACCCGCTCTTCGCAGACGCCGAGGCCCGCACCCTCGCCACCGCGCAGGCCGGCTCGGAGACCTGGACCGACCCGCGCACGCTCGGCGAGCTCCCGGACGCCTACATCGCGATGGGCCAGACCGCGGAGAACGTGGCGCGCGCCGCCGACGTCAGCCGTGAGGACATGGACCACTTCGCGGTCCGGTCGCAGAACCTGGCCGAGAAGGCGATCGCGAACGGCTTCTTCGAGCGCGAGATCTCGCCGGTGACCCTGCCCGACGGCACCGTCGTCAGCACCGACGACGGCCCGCGCGCCGGCACCACCTACGAGGGTGTCTCGCAGCTCAAGCCGGTGTTCCGCCCGGACGGACGGATCACCGCGGCCAACGCGTGCCCGCTCAACGACGGCGCCGCGGCCCTGGTGATCATGTCCGACACCAAGGCGAAGCAGCTGGGCCTGACCCCGCTCGCGCGGGTCGTCTCGACCGGCGTCACCGGGCTGTCCCCGGAGATCATGGGTCTCGGGCCGGTGGAGGCCTCGAAGCAGGCGCTCTCCCGTGCCGGGCTCACGATCGGCGACATCGACCTCGTCGAGATCAACGAGGCGTTCGCCGCGCAGGTCCTGCCCTCGGCGCGGCAGCTGGGCGTCGACGAGGAGAAGCTGAACGTGCACGGCGGCGCGATCGCGCTCGGCCACCCGTTCGGCATGACCGGCGCCCGGATCACCACCACGCTGCTCAACGGCCTGCGTGCCCGCGACGGGCGCTTCGGGCTCGAGACGATGTGCGTCGGCGGTGGCCAGGGCATGGCGATGGTGCTCGAGCGCCTGAGCTGA
- the prcB gene encoding proteasome subunit beta translates to MTSFLEYLRDNAPQMLPGALPRDPSLRVTQDLRAPHGTTIVALRWADGVLLAGDRRATQGNEIAQKDLEKVLVVDDFSAAGFAGSVGHALSMLKMFAAEVEQYEKIEGAPISLGGKTRRLSTIVRENLPAAMQGFVAIPLFVGHDPAEPDPEQAFRIVSFDASGNAVRDRTGYESIGSGSVFAKGALKKRHSPSADRAGAVSAAVNALWDAADDDSATAGPDLTRSLFPNVILVTAQGTEIVPDAEIREATERLLAERERRPGG, encoded by the coding sequence ATGACCTCGTTCCTCGAGTACCTGCGCGACAACGCACCGCAGATGCTGCCCGGCGCGCTCCCGCGGGACCCGTCGCTGCGGGTGACCCAGGACCTGCGCGCCCCACACGGCACGACGATCGTCGCCCTGCGCTGGGCCGACGGCGTCCTGCTGGCCGGGGACCGCCGCGCGACCCAGGGCAACGAGATCGCGCAGAAGGACCTGGAGAAGGTCCTGGTGGTCGACGACTTCTCCGCGGCCGGGTTCGCCGGCTCGGTCGGGCACGCGCTGTCGATGCTGAAGATGTTCGCCGCCGAGGTCGAGCAGTACGAGAAGATCGAGGGCGCACCGATCAGCCTGGGCGGCAAGACCCGCCGGCTGTCGACGATCGTCCGGGAGAACCTGCCCGCCGCGATGCAGGGCTTCGTCGCGATCCCGCTGTTCGTCGGTCACGACCCGGCGGAGCCGGACCCGGAGCAGGCGTTCCGGATCGTCTCCTTCGACGCTTCCGGCAACGCCGTGCGCGACCGGACCGGCTACGAGTCGATCGGCTCCGGTTCGGTGTTCGCGAAGGGTGCTCTGAAGAAGCGCCACTCCCCGTCGGCGGACCGCGCGGGCGCGGTGTCGGCCGCGGTCAACGCCCTGTGGGACGCCGCCGACGACGACTCCGCCACCGCCGGCCCGGACCTGACCCGGTCCTTGTTCCCCAACGTCATCCTGGTGACGGCGCAGGGCACCGAGATCGTGCCGGACGCCGAGATCCGCGAGGCGACCGAACGCCTGCTCGCCGAGCGCGAGCGCCGTCCCGGCGGCTGA
- a CDS encoding NAD(P)H-dependent flavin oxidoreductase yields MTQPSGPRARAEEFCTRFGLRVPVVSSPMAGACPPELAIAVAEAGGMGGAGVLQDSPERIADWMRRFREGSDGAVQLNLWIPDPPDDDPALISTAAGFLDGLGTAGEVGGTAPDFAEQCAAMLAARPTVVSSIMGLYDPAYVRALHDAGIAWFACATTLDDALAAQEAGADAVVAQGMEAGGHRGSVDPAAAEATEVGLFALLPRLADHLRVPIVAAGGIADGRGVAAALTLGASAVQVGTALLRAPETGIAKDWSAALDGLAPEATVTTRAYSGRLGRAAPSDYVLAWREPGAPSPAPYPHQRRLVARYRAGEPGRVDRVNLWAGQSAALAVEEPAGEIVARMWREACDLLG; encoded by the coding sequence GTGACGCAGCCGAGTGGGCCCCGGGCGCGGGCCGAGGAGTTCTGTACGCGGTTCGGTCTCCGGGTGCCGGTGGTGTCCTCGCCGATGGCCGGGGCCTGCCCGCCGGAGCTGGCGATCGCCGTCGCCGAGGCCGGCGGGATGGGCGGGGCCGGGGTCCTGCAGGACTCCCCGGAACGGATCGCGGACTGGATGCGCCGGTTCCGCGAGGGCTCGGACGGGGCGGTGCAGCTCAACCTGTGGATCCCGGACCCGCCGGACGACGACCCGGCCCTGATCTCCACCGCCGCCGGGTTCCTGGACGGGCTGGGCACCGCGGGCGAGGTCGGCGGCACGGCCCCGGACTTCGCAGAGCAGTGCGCGGCGATGCTGGCGGCCCGGCCCACCGTCGTCTCCTCGATCATGGGGCTCTACGACCCCGCCTACGTCCGCGCCCTGCACGACGCCGGCATCGCCTGGTTCGCCTGCGCCACCACCCTCGACGACGCGCTCGCCGCCCAGGAAGCCGGCGCCGACGCCGTCGTCGCGCAGGGGATGGAGGCCGGCGGGCACCGCGGCAGCGTGGACCCGGCGGCGGCCGAGGCCACCGAGGTCGGGCTGTTCGCGCTGCTCCCGCGCCTGGCCGACCACCTGCGGGTGCCGATCGTCGCCGCCGGCGGGATCGCCGACGGGCGCGGCGTCGCCGCCGCGCTCACCCTCGGGGCGAGCGCGGTGCAGGTCGGGACAGCGCTGCTGCGCGCCCCCGAGACCGGCATCGCGAAGGACTGGTCCGCGGCCCTGGACGGCCTCGCGCCGGAGGCGACCGTGACCACCCGCGCCTACTCCGGGCGGCTCGGACGGGCCGCGCCGTCGGACTACGTGCTGGCCTGGCGCGAGCCCGGGGCGCCCTCGCCCGCGCCGTACCCGCACCAGCGCCGGCTCGTCGCGCGCTACCGCGCCGGGGAGCCGGGCCGGGTGGACCGGGTGAACCTCTGGGCCGGGCAGAGCGCGGCCCTGGCCGTCGAGGAGCCGGCCGGCGAGATCGTCGCGCGGATGTGGCGGGAGGCCTGCGACCTGCTCGGATGA
- a CDS encoding protein-tyrosine phosphatase family protein, with product MTRDATLTGAIRLPDGTPVRGRGRREPVPDGPLPDHGLYPGRPPDGLRPTLFGLVPIGRRRTGWLPDWPSEWVDWPDFRTPRDDERAAAAIARAYVLARDGGRVEVACGGGVGRTGTALSCMAVLAGHPPGDAVGWTRRNYRPRAVETRGQRRWVAWFAAHLPRIDGRSSG from the coding sequence GTGACCCGCGACGCCACCCTGACCGGAGCGATCCGGCTGCCGGACGGGACGCCCGTCCGCGGTCGCGGCCGTCGCGAGCCGGTGCCCGACGGCCCGCTCCCCGACCACGGTCTCTATCCCGGACGACCGCCGGACGGCCTCCGTCCCACGCTGTTCGGTCTCGTGCCGATCGGGAGGCGTAGGACCGGGTGGCTACCGGACTGGCCGTCGGAGTGGGTCGACTGGCCGGACTTCCGCACACCCCGCGACGACGAGCGGGCCGCCGCCGCGATCGCCCGCGCCTACGTCCTCGCCCGCGACGGCGGCCGCGTCGAGGTCGCGTGCGGGGGCGGCGTCGGCCGGACCGGGACGGCGCTCTCCTGCATGGCCGTCCTCGCCGGTCACCCGCCCGGAGACGCCGTCGGCTGGACCCGGCGGAACTACCGGCCCCGAGCCGTGGAGACCCGTGGTCAGCGACGCTGGGTCGCCTGGTTCGCGGCGCACCTCCCCCGTATCGACGGCCGGTCGTCCGGCTGA
- a CDS encoding MFS transporter, producing MAGSAAAGPQDIGDVIVTDDATMKRAVAAAAIGNVTEWYDFGVYSYLVESSVQEVFFSGAGSNASLFALGTFAVSFLVRPIGGLFFGPLGDRIGRTKVLSITVILMAAGTFLLGLVPSYAAIGIASPLLVLVIRLIQGFSTGGEYGGAMTFIAEYSADKKRGFFGSWLEFGTLTGYALGASISTALVFFLPREDLLSWGFRIPFLLALPLGLVGLYLRNKLEETPAFKELLDKSESSEGTPTGEAFKLIFTKHWRAMLVAGGLIVAWNVTNYVLTAYVPTYTTGTLRDAGLESVSSTTSNLLQIGVLLILMVVITFLGRISDRIGRKPLLITGSIMLVVLGLPSVLLLQSGLFGQMGGLLIMGLTLVMFSSICPSTLPSLFPTEIRYGGLSITFNLFVSAFAGTAATVIAALVTLTGDLNWPGYYLIAAGVVGLVSCYFLVESAGRPLEGSKPAVATEEEARELVAAGQR from the coding sequence GTGGCCGGAAGCGCTGCCGCAGGACCACAGGACATCGGGGACGTCATCGTCACCGACGACGCCACGATGAAGCGGGCCGTCGCTGCGGCCGCGATCGGCAACGTCACCGAGTGGTACGACTTCGGCGTCTACTCCTACCTCGTCGAGTCCTCGGTGCAGGAGGTCTTCTTCTCCGGCGCCGGGTCGAACGCCTCCCTGTTCGCGCTGGGCACGTTCGCGGTGTCCTTCCTGGTCCGCCCCATCGGCGGGCTGTTCTTCGGCCCGCTGGGCGACCGGATCGGCCGGACCAAGGTCCTCTCGATCACGGTCATCCTGATGGCGGCCGGCACGTTCCTGCTGGGGCTCGTCCCCAGCTACGCCGCGATCGGCATCGCGTCACCGCTGCTGGTCCTGGTGATCCGGCTGATCCAGGGGTTCTCGACCGGTGGTGAGTACGGCGGTGCGATGACGTTCATCGCGGAGTACTCCGCCGACAAGAAACGCGGATTCTTCGGCAGCTGGCTCGAGTTCGGGACCCTGACCGGATACGCGCTGGGGGCGTCGATCTCGACGGCGCTGGTCTTCTTCCTCCCGCGTGAGGATCTGCTGAGCTGGGGTTTCCGGATCCCGTTCCTGCTCGCTCTTCCGCTGGGCCTGGTCGGGCTCTACCTGCGGAACAAGCTGGAGGAGACCCCGGCGTTCAAGGAGCTGCTCGACAAGTCCGAGAGCAGCGAGGGCACCCCCACCGGCGAGGCCTTCAAGCTCATCTTCACCAAGCACTGGCGCGCGATGCTCGTCGCCGGTGGCCTGATCGTCGCCTGGAACGTCACCAACTACGTGCTGACCGCCTACGTCCCCACCTACACCACCGGGACGCTGCGCGACGCCGGCCTGGAGAGCGTCTCCAGCACGACGTCCAACCTGCTGCAGATCGGTGTGCTGCTGATCCTGATGGTCGTGATCACGTTCCTCGGGCGGATCAGCGACCGGATCGGCCGCAAGCCGCTCCTGATCACCGGTTCGATCATGTTGGTCGTGCTGGGCCTGCCGTCGGTGCTGCTGCTGCAGTCCGGGCTGTTCGGGCAGATGGGCGGCCTGCTGATCATGGGCCTCACGCTCGTGATGTTCTCCTCGATCTGCCCGTCCACGCTGCCGTCGCTGTTCCCGACCGAGATCCGCTACGGCGGGCTGTCGATCACGTTCAACCTGTTTGTCTCGGCCTTCGCCGGGACCGCGGCCACCGTGATCGCGGCGCTGGTGACGCTGACCGGCGACCTCAACTGGCCGGGCTACTACCTGATCGCGGCCGGCGTCGTCGGCCTGGTCAGCTGCTACTTCCTCGTCGAGTCCGCGGGCAGGCCGCTGGAGGGCTCCAAGCCCGCGGTGGCGACCGAGGAGGAGGCACGGGAGCTCGTGGCGGCCGGACAGCGCTAG
- a CDS encoding LLM class flavin-dependent oxidoreductase, whose amino-acid sequence MKLALYLPNFRDKVTIKELEDLTDLAEELDFDSVWTLDRIVVPEVSDHEGLQYSFGMMDGLPNALPVTSRGQWFQGYPLLPWLAARTSKVRIGQSIIDTPFRSPGVLAAELATIDHLSNGRLNVGLGSGWMPEEFAAASAAHIFPKRHKHVRETIEILQGVWAAENDHFEYHGEFADFELCGFGAKPLQQPRPPIFMSGLKDPLRSAKRITKYDLDGWIGIQDSPEGLARWLTAIDEQFEEIGSPKRSKDLEISSMIWTVITDEDTDQTVNGVASNLLVGSEKQVTDRLKAYKEAGMTMPLIWPPFADVPVSKTLDDLKRIKNDIMPKVNAI is encoded by the coding sequence ATGAAGCTCGCTCTGTACCTGCCGAACTTCCGAGACAAGGTGACGATCAAGGAGCTCGAGGACCTCACCGACCTCGCCGAGGAGCTCGACTTCGACTCCGTCTGGACGCTCGACCGGATCGTCGTCCCCGAGGTCTCGGACCACGAGGGCCTTCAGTACTCCTTCGGCATGATGGACGGGCTCCCCAACGCTCTGCCCGTCACGTCGCGGGGCCAGTGGTTCCAGGGCTACCCGCTGCTGCCGTGGCTCGCCGCGCGGACCTCGAAGGTGCGCATCGGCCAGAGCATCATCGACACGCCGTTCCGCTCGCCCGGAGTGCTCGCCGCGGAGCTGGCCACCATCGACCACCTGTCGAACGGCCGCCTCAACGTCGGCCTCGGGTCCGGCTGGATGCCCGAGGAGTTCGCCGCCGCGAGCGCCGCGCACATCTTCCCGAAGCGTCACAAGCACGTCCGCGAGACGATCGAGATCCTGCAGGGCGTCTGGGCGGCCGAGAACGACCACTTCGAGTACCACGGCGAGTTCGCCGACTTCGAGCTGTGCGGGTTCGGCGCGAAGCCGCTCCAGCAGCCGCGCCCGCCGATCTTCATGAGTGGGCTCAAGGACCCGCTGCGCTCGGCGAAGCGCATCACCAAGTACGACCTCGACGGCTGGATCGGGATCCAGGACTCGCCGGAGGGTCTCGCGCGCTGGCTCACCGCGATCGACGAGCAGTTCGAGGAGATCGGCAGCCCGAAGCGGTCGAAGGACCTCGAGATCAGCAGCATGATCTGGACGGTCATCACCGACGAGGACACCGACCAGACCGTCAACGGCGTCGCGTCCAACCTGCTGGTGGGCTCCGAGAAGCAGGTCACCGACCGGCTCAAGGCCTACAAGGAGGCCGGGATGACGATGCCCCTCATCTGGCCGCCGTTCGCCGACGTCCCGGTCTCGAAGACGC
- a CDS encoding GNAT family N-acetyltransferase, producing the protein MPRYPAELRTGRLRLTRTSRADRDALVALDLDPSQHPFSTPPTPRQARAAVRGHRIHWWRHGFGCWTVRTRDGGPVVGLGGLTLASDGTRHLLNLGYRLHPAVRGLGLATELSRRALEHAAAAGPGLPIVVLTHPSNEPAARIAERLGFAPDHPEHGRVLCYRLSPT; encoded by the coding sequence GTGCCGCGCTACCCCGCAGAGCTCCGCACCGGCCGTCTGAGACTCACCCGCACGTCCCGCGCGGACCGCGACGCGCTCGTGGCCCTGGACCTCGACCCGTCACAGCACCCGTTCTCCACCCCGCCGACACCCCGGCAGGCGCGGGCGGCCGTGCGCGGGCACCGGATCCACTGGTGGCGCCACGGGTTCGGGTGCTGGACGGTGCGCACCCGCGACGGCGGTCCGGTGGTCGGTCTCGGCGGGCTGACCCTGGCCTCGGACGGCACGCGTCACCTGCTCAACCTCGGCTACCGGCTGCACCCCGCCGTGCGCGGACTGGGCCTGGCCACCGAACTGTCGCGCCGGGCGCTGGAGCACGCGGCCGCGGCCGGGCCCGGGCTGCCGATCGTGGTGCTCACCCACCCGTCGAACGAGCCCGCGGCGCGGATCGCCGAGCGTCTGGGTTTCGCGCCCGACCACCCCGAGCACGGTCGCGTGCTGTGCTACCGGCTCTCCCCCACCTGA
- the shbA gene encoding RNA polymerase sigma factor ShbA, with translation MDLLLARLALAAVDGDRNALNELLARTGPVVVRYCRGRLGGRAVGITTPEDVAQDVLMAVCTSLHRFRDLEGPFLAFVYGIARNKVADVFRAAARDRSDPVEEIPERADDASGPEPSALALAEKDMLRELLDELPAQQREIVVLRLITGLSAEETARTVGSTAGAVRVAQHRAMQTMRRSLAARPRDDP, from the coding sequence CTGGACCTGCTGCTCGCCCGCCTGGCCCTCGCCGCCGTCGACGGCGACCGGAACGCACTGAACGAGCTGCTCGCCCGGACCGGGCCGGTCGTCGTGCGCTACTGCCGTGGACGTCTGGGCGGACGCGCGGTCGGCATCACCACCCCGGAGGACGTCGCCCAGGACGTCCTGATGGCCGTGTGCACGTCCCTGCACCGCTTCCGCGACCTCGAAGGCCCGTTCCTCGCGTTCGTCTACGGCATCGCCCGGAACAAGGTGGCCGACGTCTTCCGGGCGGCCGCGCGGGACCGCAGCGACCCCGTCGAGGAGATCCCCGAGCGGGCCGACGACGCGTCCGGCCCGGAGCCGTCCGCGCTGGCGCTCGCCGAGAAGGACATGCTGCGCGAGCTGCTCGACGAGCTGCCCGCCCAGCAGCGCGAGATCGTCGTGCTGCGGCTGATCACCGGCCTGTCCGCGGAGGAGACCGCACGGACCGTGGGGTCCACCGCGGGCGCCGTCCGCGTCGCCCAGCACCGGGCGATGCAGACGATGCGCCGCAGCCTCGCGGCGCGGCCCCGCGACGACCCGTAG
- a CDS encoding DUF397 domain-containing protein, whose translation MGQPNGVPAAALGPVTWRRSSGGGPDAESVEFALLDNGDVAVRNARDPDGPALVYTPAEISAFVHGAKAGEFDDMVAEPRDG comes from the coding sequence GTGGGCCAGCCCAACGGCGTCCCGGCGGCCGCGCTCGGCCCGGTCACGTGGCGCCGCAGCTCCGGCGGCGGACCGGACGCCGAGAGCGTCGAGTTCGCCCTGCTCGACAACGGTGACGTCGCCGTCCGCAACGCGCGGGACCCCGACGGCCCGGCGCTGGTGTACACCCCGGCCGAGATCTCGGCGTTCGTGCACGGCGCCAAGGCCGGCGAGTTCGACGACATGGTGGCCGAGCCGCGGGACGGGTGA
- a CDS encoding cystathionine beta-synthase, whose protein sequence is MRYVEHVVDLVGNTPLVRLGTVAEGLDPLVLAKVEYLNPGGSVKDRIALRMIEAAEASGELKPGGTIVEPTSGNTGVGLAMVAQRKGYRCIFVCPDKVGEDKRNVLKAYGAEVVVCPTAVEPEHPDSYYQTSDRLARETEGGWKPNQYANQANPESHYATTGPEIWEQTEGKITHFVAGIGTGGTISGVGRYLKDVSGGRVKVVGADPEGSVYSGGSGRPYLVEGVGEDFWPSTYDKDICDEIVAVSDADSFEMTRRMAQEEALLVGGSCGMATVAALRVAASAPADSVIVVLLPDGGRGYLGKVFNDGWMSSYGFLPPTEGATIGDVLRRKDGSIPDFVHAHPNETVADAVLYLREFNVSQMPVVRAEPPVMAAEVAGAVVEKDILDALFNGRAQLSDRLENHMSKNLPTLGAGESLQNAMTAFATADAALVLVDGKPAGVVTRSDVLSFLGNG, encoded by the coding sequence ATGCGCTATGTGGAACACGTCGTCGACCTGGTCGGCAACACCCCGCTGGTCCGGTTGGGGACGGTCGCAGAGGGTCTCGACCCGCTGGTGCTGGCGAAGGTCGAGTACCTGAACCCGGGCGGCAGCGTGAAGGACCGGATCGCGCTGCGCATGATCGAGGCCGCCGAGGCCTCCGGCGAGCTGAAGCCGGGCGGCACGATCGTGGAGCCGACGTCGGGCAACACCGGTGTCGGGCTGGCGATGGTCGCGCAGCGCAAGGGTTACCGCTGCATCTTCGTCTGCCCGGACAAGGTCGGTGAGGACAAGCGCAACGTGCTCAAGGCCTACGGCGCCGAGGTCGTCGTGTGCCCGACGGCGGTGGAGCCGGAGCACCCGGACTCCTACTACCAGACCTCCGACCGGTTGGCCCGCGAGACCGAGGGCGGCTGGAAGCCGAACCAGTACGCGAACCAGGCCAACCCGGAGTCGCACTACGCGACGACCGGCCCGGAGATCTGGGAGCAGACCGAAGGGAAGATCACGCACTTCGTGGCCGGGATCGGCACCGGCGGCACGATCAGCGGCGTCGGCCGCTACCTCAAGGACGTCTCCGGCGGCCGCGTGAAGGTCGTCGGCGCGGACCCGGAGGGCTCGGTCTACAGCGGCGGCTCGGGACGTCCGTACCTGGTCGAGGGGGTCGGCGAGGACTTCTGGCCGAGCACCTACGACAAGGACATCTGCGACGAGATCGTCGCCGTCTCCGACGCGGACTCGTTCGAGATGACCCGCCGGATGGCCCAGGAGGAGGCGCTGCTGGTCGGCGGCTCCTGCGGGATGGCCACCGTCGCCGCGCTGCGGGTCGCCGCGTCGGCGCCGGCCGACTCGGTGATCGTCGTGTTGCTGCCCGACGGCGGCCGCGGCTACCTGGGCAAGGTGTTCAACGACGGCTGGATGTCGAGCTACGGGTTCCTGCCCCCGACCGAGGGCGCGACCATCGGAGACGTGCTGCGCCGCAAGGACGGCTCGATCCCGGACTTCGTGCACGCGCACCCGAACGAGACGGTCGCCGACGCCGTGCTCTACCTGCGGGAGTTCAACGTCTCGCAGATGCCGGTCGTGCGGGCCGAGCCGCCGGTGATGGCTGCCGAGGTCGCCGGTGCGGTGGTGGAGAAGGACATCCTCGACGCGCTGTTCAACGGCCGGGCCCAGCTCTCGGACCGGCTCGAGAACCACATGTCCAAGAACCTGCCGACGCTCGGGGCCGGGGAGTCGCTGCAGAACGCGATGACCGCGTTCGCGACCGCGGACGCCGCGCTGGTGCTCGTCGACGGCAAGCCGGCCGGGGTGGTCACCCGCTCCGACGTGCTGTCGTTCCTCGGCAACGGGTAG